ACCGGCGTCATCCGGCGCAAGGTGCACGACGATCTGGCGCTGATGCAGCGCATCGAGAATGGCAGCACGCTGTCCATCGACCATGCCACGCTGGACGCCGAAGGTGAGTACCTGCACGGCGCGTTCTACCTTGGTTCGCCCGAGTTCTACGACTGGCTGCGCACGCTGCCCGAAAACGAATGCCGGGCGATCGGCATGCGCCGCATCAGCGAAATCAACCAGCTGTATGGCGGCAACGAAACGCTGGAACGGCTGCAGCGCCGGCATGCGCGCTTCTTCAACTCCTGCATGATGGCCACCGCCCTGGGTGCAGCCGTCTCCGATGCGCTGGAGGATGGCCGCGTGGTATCCGGCGTGGGCGGCCAGTACAACTTCGTGGCGATGGCCCATGCCCTGCCCGAGGCGCGCAGCGTGCTGATGTTCCGCGCCGCGCGCGACGACAAGGGCCAGCGTGCCTCGAACGTGCGCTGGAACTACGGCCACACCACCATTCCACGGCACCTGCGCGACATCTACCTCAACGAGTACGGCATCGCCGATCTGCGCGCATTGACCGACGACGACTGCGTGCAGGCGATGGCCGCGATCACCGAAGCGCCGTTCCAGGCCGGGCTTCTGCAGCAGGCCTATGCCTCGCGCAAGCTGCGTGCCGGGCGGCAGGTGGATCCACACCGTGCGCAGCGCAACACCCCGCAGGCATTGGCGGCGGCGCTGGCACCGTTCCGTGCCGATGGCACGCTGCCCGACTATCCGCTGGGCAGCGATTTCAACGAGATCGAGCAGGTGCTGGTGAAGGCGCTGGGCTGGCTGAAATCGAACACGCAGACGCGCGCTGACATGCTGCGCACTGTCTGGGCTGCGCTGCGGCAACCTGCCGGTGATGGCGATGCGGTGTACCTGCAGCGCATGGGCCTGCAGGCGCCAAAGGATCTGGGCGAGCGCGTGAATGCACGCCTGCTGCGGCTGGCCCTCGCCCGCACTGCGTAACCGCGCAATGGTCGTGCCGGGCCACGCCCGGCGGACGCGGACCGCGATGCCAACCAAGGTTGGCAGCTACAGGGGCGTCGTCGCTGACGCGGTATGCTGTGACGATGAGCGACGATTCCCGTTTCCTGCATGACCTGCAGCAGCGCCAGGCTGCGGGCGAAGACCTGCGCTATCTGTGTTTCTGGGGCCACCAGCCGCCGCGCAGCGGTGTCTCTGCGTCCTGCTTCAGCCAGTGGTATGCGGCAGGTTTCGATGTCGATGGCGTGCACTACCGCACCGCCGAGCACTACATGATGGCCGGCAAGGCGCGCCTGTTCGGTGCGACCGACCTTCTCGGAGAGATCCTCGCCAGCACCACGCCGGACAAGGCCAAGGCACTGGGCCGCAGGATCGAAGGCTTCGATGAAGCACGCTGGACCCAGGCGCGCTACGCGCTGGTGGTGGAAGGCAACAGGGCCAAGTTCGCACAGAACCCGGAACTGGGCGCGTTCCTGCGCGCCACCGCCGGCTGGGTGCTGGTCGAAGCCAGCCCGGTGGATTTCATCTGGGGTATCGGCCTGGCCAAGGACCACGCCGACGCGCACAACCCAGCGCAGTGGCGCGGGTTGAACCTGCTGGGGTTTGCATTGATGGATGTCCGCGACGCGTTGTCGTAACCATCCACGCATGGCGTGGATCTACTGGCTGACATGCAGACGCTTGATCGGAGGATGCTCCCGATGCTCTGCCTGCCATAGATCATAGGCTGCCTGCATCGCCAGCCACATCCGTGCGTTCCCCAGGCCAGCCAGTTCCAGACGGTACGCCAGCTCTGCGGAAATGCCGGCATGGCCATTGATGATCGTCGACAGCTGCCCACGTGAGTACCCCAGGTGGAGCGCGAGTGCACTGATGGACATGTTGATCGCGGGCAGGATGTCCTCGCGTAGCGATTGCCCAGGGTGAGGCGGGTCATGCATCGGCATCGCACGTGCTCCTAGTGGTAATCAAGGTAATCGACCAATTCAACATCGATCCCCCGGAAGCGGAAGACCAGGCGCCAGCTCGCCGAAACGCTCACGGACCAATAGCCTTTGTAGTTCCCTTGCAATGGGTGCAGACGATTGCCTGGTATTCCCATATCGCCGGGGAGATTGGCTTGATCCAGCTGATGGAGCAGGCGTCGCAAGCGGCCCACATGGTCCGCGCGGACGCCTGACGCGTCAGCCCGATCGTAGAGCGCTCTCAGCCCCTTGTGCCGGAAGCTGACGATCACGCTCGCCAACTGTAAGGCATCACCTTACATCCTGCAAATGGGATATGCGTCCTGTGCACGATTCCTCCATCACCCGGACCAGGCTTGCCCGGCGAATGCCACGAAGGTCGTTGTTTTCGCAGAAAGCGCGGTAAATGCGGAAGAGGCCAACGCGACATCACCGGTTCATCGATGAAACGTTCCGGCAAAGGCAATACGTTCACCCGGAAACGAGAAAGGCCGGCTTGCGCCGGCCTTTCCCTTTCCTGCTTCGCAGGGCTGCTTACAGCGCCTTCGCCGCCGCCACCACGTGGTCGGTGGTGATGCCGAAGTGCTTGAACAGCTTGTCCGCCGGGGCCGAGGCACCGAAGGTGTCGATGCCGATCACCGCACCGTCCAGGCCGACGAACTGGCGCCAGAAACCGGTGACGCCGGCTTCGATCGCCACGCGCTTGCGAACCGCATTGGGCAGCACCGATTCACGGTAGGCCGCATCCTGGCGCAGGAACACGTCGGTGGACGGGATGGAAACCACGCGGGTCTTCAGGCCGGCGGCGTCCAGCTGGGCCTTGGCTTCGGTGGCCAGCGAGACTTCCGAACCGGTGGCGATCAGGATCACGTCAGGGGTGCCGGCCGCATCGGCCAGCACGTAGCCACCGCGCTCGATCTGGGCGATCTGCTCGGCGCTGCGCGGCTGGTGCGGCAGGTTCTGGCGGCTGAACACCAGGCAGCTCGGGCCGTCCTGGCGGGTGATCGCGGCCTTCCAGCTCACCGCCGATTCGACGGCATCGCACGGGCGCCACACGTCGTTGTTCGGGATGTAGCGCAGCGAGGCCAGGTGCTCCACCGGCTGGTGGGTCGGGCCGTCTTCGCCCAGGCCGATCGAGTCGTGGGTGTAGACGTGGATGGCGTGGGCCGGGATCAGCGCGCTCATGCGCACGCCGTTGCGGGCGTAATCGCTGAACACCAGGAAGGTGGCGTCGAACGGAATGAAGCCGCCATGCAGGGCCAGGCCGTTGGCAATGGCGGTCATGCCGAACTCGCGCACGCCGTAGTACACGTAGTTGGCGTTGGCGTCGTCGGTGGCCACCGACTTGCTGCCCTTCCACAGGGTCAGGTTCGAGTGCGCCAGGTCGGCCGAGCCGCCGACGATTTCCGGCAGCAGCGGCGCGAAGGCTTCGATGGCCAGCTGCGAGGCCTTGCGCGAGGCAATGGTGGCACCTTCAGCGGCGACCTTGGCAATGTAGGCATCGGCCTGGGCCACGAAGTCGGCCGGCAGCGCGCCGTGCGAACGACGGGTCAGTTCGGCGGCTTCAGCCGGGTACTGCGCGGCGTACTTGTCGAACTGCTGTTCCCACTCGGCCTGGCGCAGGGTGCCGGTACCGCCGGCACGCCAGCCGGCGTAGATCTCTTCCGGAATCTCGAACGGGCCGTAGTTCCAGTCCAGCGCCTTGCGGGTGGCCGCCAGTTCGTCCTTGCCCAGCGCGGCGCCGTGGCTGGATTCCTTGCCGGCCTTGTTCGGCGAACCGAAGCCGATGATGGTGCGGCAGCAGATCAGGGTCGGCTTGTCGCTCTGCGACAGGGCAGCTTCGATGCCGGCCTTGATGCTTTCCGGGTCGTGGCCGTCGACATCGCGCACCACGTTCCAGCCATAGGCCTCGAAACGCTCGGGGGTGTTGTCGGTGAACCAGCCCTCGACGTTGCCGTCGATGGAGATGTGGTTGTTGTCCCAGAAGCAGACCAGCTTGTGCAGGCCCCAGGTACCGGCCAGCGAAGCCGCTTCATGCGACACGCCTTCCATCAGGCAGCCATCGCCCATGAACACCCAGGTGCGGTGATCGACGATCTCCAGTTCCGGGCGGTTGAAGCGCTGTGCCAGCAGCTTCTCGGCCAGGGCGAAGCCCACGGCATTGGCAAAACCCTGGCCCAGCGGGCCGGTGGTGGTTTCCACACCCGGGGTCTCGTGGCGCTCCGGGTGGCCGGCGGTGTGGCTGCCCAGCTGGCGGAACTGCTTGAGCTGCTCGATCGGCAGGTCGTAGCCGCTCAGGTGCAGCAGCGCGTACTGCAGCATCGAGCCGTGGCCGTTGGACAGCACGAAGCGGTCGCGGTTGAACCACTGCGGGTTGTTCGGGTTGTGCCGGAGATAGTCGTTCCAGAGCACTTCGGCGATGTCGGCCATGCCCATGGGCATGCCGGGATGGCCGGAATTTGCGGTTTCAACCGCATCAGCGGCAAGGAAGCGGATGGCGTTGGCCAACTGGCGACGGGTAGGCTGCGTCATGGTTCTGTCGGAATCGGGAGGCGGCCGCGAAACTGCGGGCGCGTCATTGTCCCACAGACGCCGGGCAGGGTCAGGTCAACGTCGTCCCGGAACAGGACGGGGCCGGAGCCCTTTCCTGGCGGAAAGGGATCCGACCCCGTTCAGGCGTCGTCGGAATCAGTTGTCCAGGCGGGCGGCGGCGGCCGCGGCTTCGGCCGGGGTATCCGGCGCTTCGCCCTTGGCCACCAGGGTGGTCAGGGCCAGGTCGCCGGTCACGTTCAGCGCAGTACGGCACATGTCCAGGAAGTGGTTCACGCCCAGGATCAGGCCGATGCCCAGCGGGTTCACGCCCACCATCGCACAGATCATCGCCACCACCGGCAGCGAGCCGGAGGGGACGCCGGCAGTGCCGATGCCGCCCAGGATGCAGACCGCCATCACCATGAACTGCTGGCCGATAGACAGGTCCACGCCGAAGAACTGGGCCAGGAAGATGACCGTCACGCCCTCGAACAGCGCGGTGCCGTTCTGGTTCGCCGTGGCACCCACGGTCAGCACGAAGCGCGACACCCGCTGCGGCAGGCCCATCTGGTCGGCCACGCGCAGCGCGGTCGGCAGGGTGGCGTTGCTGGACGCCGTGGAGAACGCCATCACCGTGGCTTCCTGGGTATCGCGGAAGAACGACAGCGGCGAGCGGCCCGACAGCCACACGGCGGTGCCATAGGTCACCACCATGTGCAGGCCCAGCGCCAGCACCACCACGCCCACGTACGCGCCCAGGCGGATGATCAGCTCGAAGCCGAACAGTGCAGCCAGGTTGAACATGAAGCAGGCCACCGCATACGGGGCCAGGCGGATGACCAGGTTGATCAGGGTCATCGAGATTTCAAACACGCCCTCGATGGCGCGACGCAGCGGAGCGACCTTGGCCTCGTCGGTCAGCACCATGCCGATGCCGAACATCAGCGCGAAGAACATCAGCGACAGGATGGCGCCATTGTCCGAAGCAGCCTGCAGCACGTTGCTCGGCACGATCGACAGCAGCATGTCCATGCCCTTGGGCGTGCCATGGATGCCGGCCACGATTTCCTTGCTGCGCTCGGCATTCTCCGAGAGCATCAGCGCGGCGGTCTGCGGGTCCACGCCGGCACCCGGCTTGAGCACGTTGACCAGCACCAGGCCGATGCCCACGGCGATGCCGGACAGCAGCACGGTGTAGGCCAGGGTCTTCCAGCCGATGCGGCCGAGGGCGCGGATGTCGCCCATCTCGGACACGCCCATGATCAGCGCCGAGAAGATCAGCGGCACGATCAGCATGAAGATCAGGTTGAGGAACAGGCCCGACGCCGGCGTGGTGATGTAGTCCATGACCCACTTGGCACCGGCCTGCAGACCATCGACGCTGCCACCCAGGGCATGCACGGTAAGTCCCAGGACCAGGCCGACCGCAAAGCCGATGCCCATCTTCCAGTGCAGGGGCAACTTCTTCTTGTCGGCAGCAGCTGCTGTCATACGCGGCGTTCCTCGAAAAATGAATCTACTCTAACAAAGCGCGCAAGCCGCGCCGGTTCAGGGTCGCTGCGTGGGATACAGCGGTGCCAGGCCAGTGTCGGCGGTGCGCTGCGGTGCCAACCAGTGCGGTCCGTCACGGAAGCTCTCGCGCAGGCGCGCACGCAGCGCGGACACCTCGCCCTGCCCGCCCCAGCGCGCGGCCTGCAGGTCCAGCAATACCTGGCGCTGCACAGGATCGGCCAAGCGTTCGATGACCTGCTCCAGCCGATCAACCCCGACCATCGCACACAGTTGGGCCTGCACCTGGTCGAAGCCCTCGCCATCCAGCGCGCGGCGCAGTTCGGCCACGCTGCCACGCGCTGTGCCGCCGCTGCTGGCAGCAGCAGGCGTGAGCGGCGCGGCCGGCGACGTGCGACGGCCACGGCGCCACCCCCAGGCCAGGGTCAGCAGCCACAGCACGGCCAGGCCAACGGCGGCCGCGATCCACGGCCACGGGCGTGCGTCGGCCACACCGGCCGGCACCGCGGTTAGTGCGTCCGGCGGCGCTGCATCGCCGGGCAGAGCGGCCTGGGTGTCGATGGGCTGGGCGGCCGCAGTGCCGCCCCGCCCGGCAGCCACCGCCAGGCGCAGGTCCGGCAACGTGGCCTGCTGGGCGCTGCCATCGTCGACATTCCACCAGGTCACTCTGGGCCCCGGCACCACCAGCGTGCCGGCCTGGCGCGGCACGATCGAATAGCGCCGGGTGATCTTCAGGCGTGGCGTGCTGCCGCTGAAGGTCTCATCGTACTGGGCCGGTTCGGCGAACACCTGGCCGGCATCGCCCAGGTCGGGCACCGGCAGATCGGTGAACTGGGCACGGGTGGCTCCCGTGGCCAGCGCTTCGACCACCACCGTGGCCGCTTCGCCGGCATGCGCACTGTCGGGCGCGCTGGTGTAGCGCAGCTGCAGGCCGTGCAGCGGCAACCACGGCTGCGGCGCCTGCGCCGGCTGCGCGCGCACCTGCAGCGTGCGTTCGGGGGCGACGGCATTCATGCGCCCATCGCCAGCGGCGCCAAAGAAATCATCGAAGAAGCCACCGGCAGTACGCCCAGTGAAGCGCGCACCAGGCAGGCGCAGCGGCCCGCTGCGTTCGGGAATCAGCAGGAAGCGCCGCTCCACCACGTTGTAGCGACGGCCGTTGATCTGCCGCACATCGG
Above is a genomic segment from Stenotrophomonas sp. ESTM1D_MKCIP4_1 containing:
- the tkt gene encoding transketolase — its product is MTQPTRRQLANAIRFLAADAVETANSGHPGMPMGMADIAEVLWNDYLRHNPNNPQWFNRDRFVLSNGHGSMLQYALLHLSGYDLPIEQLKQFRQLGSHTAGHPERHETPGVETTTGPLGQGFANAVGFALAEKLLAQRFNRPELEIVDHRTWVFMGDGCLMEGVSHEAASLAGTWGLHKLVCFWDNNHISIDGNVEGWFTDNTPERFEAYGWNVVRDVDGHDPESIKAGIEAALSQSDKPTLICCRTIIGFGSPNKAGKESSHGAALGKDELAATRKALDWNYGPFEIPEEIYAGWRAGGTGTLRQAEWEQQFDKYAAQYPAEAAELTRRSHGALPADFVAQADAYIAKVAAEGATIASRKASQLAIEAFAPLLPEIVGGSADLAHSNLTLWKGSKSVATDDANANYVYYGVREFGMTAIANGLALHGGFIPFDATFLVFSDYARNGVRMSALIPAHAIHVYTHDSIGLGEDGPTHQPVEHLASLRYIPNNDVWRPCDAVESAVSWKAAITRQDGPSCLVFSRQNLPHQPRSAEQIAQIERGGYVLADAAGTPDVILIATGSEVSLATEAKAQLDAAGLKTRVVSIPSTDVFLRQDAAYRESVLPNAVRKRVAIEAGVTGFWRQFVGLDGAVIGIDTFGASAPADKLFKHFGITTDHVVAAAKAL
- a CDS encoding HigA family addiction module antitoxin encodes the protein MPMHDPPHPGQSLREDILPAINMSISALALHLGYSRGQLSTIINGHAGISAELAYRLELAGLGNARMWLAMQAAYDLWQAEHREHPPIKRLHVSQ
- a CDS encoding type II toxin-antitoxin system RelE/ParE family toxin; translation: MIVSFRHKGLRALYDRADASGVRADHVGRLRRLLHQLDQANLPGDMGIPGNRLHPLQGNYKGYWSVSVSASWRLVFRFRGIDVELVDYLDYH
- a CDS encoding NADAR family protein; translation: MSDDSRFLHDLQQRQAAGEDLRYLCFWGHQPPRSGVSASCFSQWYAAGFDVDGVHYRTAEHYMMAGKARLFGATDLLGEILASTTPDKAKALGRRIEGFDEARWTQARYALVVEGNRAKFAQNPELGAFLRATAGWVLVEASPVDFIWGIGLAKDHADAHNPAQWRGLNLLGFALMDVRDALS
- a CDS encoding acetyl-CoA hydrolase/transferase C-terminal domain-containing protein; the encoded protein is MTEHLTDLDAAVDWLFARVEGPLRVGAPLALGKPHRLLNALYARVEGDPSRPLQLYTALSLNPPKARGDGLEARFMAPFVQRHFGEDFPRLAYADAIARDALPAHVEVEEFYMQSGGLLGSRQAQSSYTSLNYTHAADAVAQRAPQVIVQKVAMRPDDRRLSLSCNNDITQDTLDAMAARGLPRPLLVAEIDPQLPYLGGTATVDVSFFDLVITPPPPYPALFGLPRQPVADADYAIGLYASTLVRDGGTLQIGIGTLADALSHALVLRHTDNARYRRVLNALDPQLASHPLVQEIGGLDPFEVGLYGCSEMLNEGFRRLVQTGVIRRKVHDDLALMQRIENGSTLSIDHATLDAEGEYLHGAFYLGSPEFYDWLRTLPENECRAIGMRRISEINQLYGGNETLERLQRRHARFFNSCMMATALGAAVSDALEDGRVVSGVGGQYNFVAMAHALPEARSVLMFRAARDDKGQRASNVRWNYGHTTIPRHLRDIYLNEYGIADLRALTDDDCVQAMAAITEAPFQAGLLQQAYASRKLRAGRQVDPHRAQRNTPQALAAALAPFRADGTLPDYPLGSDFNEIEQVLVKALGWLKSNTQTRADMLRTVWAALRQPAGDGDAVYLQRMGLQAPKDLGERVNARLLRLALARTA
- a CDS encoding BatD family protein — its product is MIGASRGTLQGLVLLAMLLIGLPSAALAQTRAWLQPTRTTLGEPVTLQVETDQGSPDYTPLQADFVLGAQSSNRQVQWSNGAMQQRNVYTVTLTPRRSGTLLVPSLQVGSQRTEPLQLQVGTGTVATAQSNAAAFVETEVDDAHPYVQQSVGVVVRLYFASQLASGELVLDTPQGASLQRVGEDRTDVRQINGRRYNVVERRFLLIPERSGPLRLPGARFTGRTAGGFFDDFFGAAGDGRMNAVAPERTLQVRAQPAQAPQPWLPLHGLQLRYTSAPDSAHAGEAATVVVEALATGATRAQFTDLPVPDLGDAGQVFAEPAQYDETFSGSTPRLKITRRYSIVPRQAGTLVVPGPRVTWWNVDDGSAQQATLPDLRLAVAAGRGGTAAAQPIDTQAALPGDAAPPDALTAVPAGVADARPWPWIAAAVGLAVLWLLTLAWGWRRGRRTSPAAPLTPAAASSGGTARGSVAELRRALDGEGFDQVQAQLCAMVGVDRLEQVIERLADPVQRQVLLDLQAARWGGQGEVSALRARLRESFRDGPHWLAPQRTADTGLAPLYPTQRP
- a CDS encoding dicarboxylate/amino acid:cation symporter; protein product: MTAAAADKKKLPLHWKMGIGFAVGLVLGLTVHALGGSVDGLQAGAKWVMDYITTPASGLFLNLIFMLIVPLIFSALIMGVSEMGDIRALGRIGWKTLAYTVLLSGIAVGIGLVLVNVLKPGAGVDPQTAALMLSENAERSKEIVAGIHGTPKGMDMLLSIVPSNVLQAASDNGAILSLMFFALMFGIGMVLTDEAKVAPLRRAIEGVFEISMTLINLVIRLAPYAVACFMFNLAALFGFELIIRLGAYVGVVVLALGLHMVVTYGTAVWLSGRSPLSFFRDTQEATVMAFSTASSNATLPTALRVADQMGLPQRVSRFVLTVGATANQNGTALFEGVTVIFLAQFFGVDLSIGQQFMVMAVCILGGIGTAGVPSGSLPVVAMICAMVGVNPLGIGLILGVNHFLDMCRTALNVTGDLALTTLVAKGEAPDTPAEAAAAAARLDN